In Picosynechococcus sp. PCC 7002, the following are encoded in one genomic region:
- a CDS encoding SDR family NAD(P)-dependent oxidoreductase, whose translation MEALVIGAGRGIGLEFVRQYLASDLYQRVYGTYRQPSADLLALQARYPDRLQLIPVDVTQEAQITAAIATLKAQTSRLDEVIYCVGLLHHQTLQPEKSLRHIQTENLLTYFQVNAIGAVLWAKHLLPFLRHPEPAIFAAISAKVGSIEDNRLGGWYGYRASKAALNMFLKNIAIEWSRVAPNIIVAALHPGTTATDLSQPFQKNVPPEKLFSPARTVSQLRQVIANLHPQDTGKFFNWDGEPLPW comes from the coding sequence ATGGAAGCCCTTGTTATTGGTGCTGGTCGCGGCATCGGTCTAGAATTTGTCCGGCAATACCTCGCCTCAGATCTGTATCAGCGGGTCTATGGCACCTACCGCCAGCCCTCCGCCGATCTCCTGGCGTTACAGGCGCGCTACCCTGATCGACTCCAACTAATCCCCGTGGATGTGACCCAGGAAGCGCAAATCACAGCGGCGATCGCCACCCTCAAAGCCCAAACCTCTCGCCTTGATGAAGTAATTTATTGCGTCGGTCTTCTGCATCACCAAACCCTCCAACCGGAAAAAAGTCTCCGCCATATCCAAACAGAAAATTTACTGACCTATTTTCAAGTCAATGCCATCGGTGCCGTCCTCTGGGCCAAACATCTCCTCCCCTTTCTCCGTCACCCAGAACCCGCAATTTTTGCCGCTATTTCCGCTAAAGTCGGCAGCATCGAAGACAATCGCCTAGGGGGATGGTATGGCTACCGTGCCTCGAAAGCAGCCTTGAATATGTTTTTGAAAAATATCGCCATTGAATGGAGTCGCGTTGCCCCAAATATCATTGTGGCGGCCCTGCACCCAGGGACAACGGCTACCGATCTCTCCCAGCCTTTCCAAAAAAATGTCCCCCCGGAAAAGCTCTTTTCGCCCGCACGGACAGTGAGCCAACTGCGCCAAGTGATCGCCAATCTGCACCCCCAGGATACGGGTAAATTTTTTAACTGGGATGGTGAGCCTTTGCCCTGGTAG
- a CDS encoding c-type cytochrome: protein MANSSELSVPNFSKLLFVIILVLAIAALGIFGVYSTQASDPYIQQVLALQGDELRGNAIFQINCAGCHGPQADGNVGPSLRAVAQRKSDVRLIQQVISGKTPPMPKFQPAPQEMADLLSYLRTL, encoded by the coding sequence GTGGCTAATTCTTCTGAGCTTTCCGTCCCAAATTTTTCGAAGCTCCTCTTCGTAATCATCCTAGTGCTGGCCATTGCTGCCCTGGGGATCTTTGGTGTGTACAGTACCCAGGCCAGTGACCCCTACATTCAACAGGTTTTAGCGCTCCAAGGGGATGAACTGCGGGGCAATGCCATTTTTCAAATTAATTGTGCTGGCTGTCACGGCCCCCAGGCGGATGGCAACGTGGGGCCCAGTTTACGGGCCGTCGCCCAGCGAAAATCCGACGTGCGTTTGATTCAACAGGTTATCAGCGGGAAAACGCCCCCCATGCCGAAATTCCAGCCGGCCCCCCAGGAAATGGCGGATCTGTTGAGTTACCTCCGCACCCTGTAG
- a CDS encoding DUF3146 family protein, with translation MPETPAHVRILQQSWQQGKIIGEVQAGSYQWEFQWHFRQGKLRVHPTLGRALIYEPLGRFLEQSDYRLEPGGDYQFTLRSRL, from the coding sequence GTGCCTGAAACCCCGGCCCATGTGCGAATTTTGCAACAGTCCTGGCAGCAGGGCAAAATCATTGGCGAAGTGCAAGCGGGTTCCTACCAATGGGAATTTCAGTGGCATTTCCGCCAGGGAAAATTGCGGGTACATCCGACCCTCGGCCGCGCCTTAATTTACGAACCCCTGGGCCGATTTTTGGAGCAGAGTGATTATCGTCTGGAACCAGGTGGCGATTATCAGTTCACCCTCCGGTCACGGCTATAA
- the petG gene encoding cytochrome b6-f complex subunit V, with translation MIEPLLLGIVLGLIPVTLAGLFVAAYLQYKRGNDLGME, from the coding sequence GTGATTGAACCCCTCTTACTCGGTATTGTGTTGGGCCTGATCCCCGTAACCCTCGCTGGTTTATTCGTCGCTGCCTATCTCCAGTACAAGCGTGGTAATGACCTCGGCATGGAGTAA